A genomic window from Phycisphaerae bacterium includes:
- a CDS encoding TIGR04076 family protein, with product MAWTAHIDGGSRGNPGPAGAGVSIDDEKGREVFGAGFFLGHTTNNQAEYAGLLRALKVLRAAGADDIRVLTDSELLAHQINGIYRVKSAELHPLYLEARKLLKGFDRWDVRYVPRAQNRFADRLANQAIDARKTVLVRDRLDLARHAELDLPAVKAEGLFDAKPLSDHQGDSRKGQVATSRARSAVSGIEVVVARAPRKGTCRAAMKQGDRFIFTEVTPSGMCVEACAAVMEAVLAVRDAAAAGVTCDEAMSCRCPHPDCGAVFDIRQVQQVR from the coding sequence ATGGCCTGGACGGCGCACATCGACGGCGGTTCACGGGGCAACCCCGGCCCGGCAGGTGCGGGCGTTTCCATCGACGACGAGAAAGGTCGGGAGGTTTTCGGTGCCGGATTCTTCCTCGGGCACACGACCAACAACCAGGCCGAGTATGCCGGTCTCTTGCGGGCCCTGAAGGTGTTGCGGGCCGCCGGCGCCGACGACATCCGGGTACTGACCGACAGCGAGTTGCTGGCACATCAGATTAACGGCATCTATCGGGTAAAATCAGCCGAACTGCACCCGCTTTACCTGGAGGCGCGAAAGCTGCTGAAAGGCTTCGACCGGTGGGACGTCCGGTACGTTCCGCGGGCACAAAACCGTTTCGCGGACAGACTGGCCAACCAGGCCATAGACGCTCGAAAGACGGTCTTGGTGCGCGACCGGCTGGATCTGGCCAGGCACGCCGAGTTGGACTTGCCCGCCGTCAAGGCCGAGGGCTTGTTCGACGCAAAGCCGTTGAGCGATCATCAAGGAGACTCCAGGAAAGGGCAGGTGGCCACGAGCCGGGCAAGGTCGGCCGTCTCAGGCATCGAGGTCGTGGTGGCTCGCGCGCCGCGGAAGGGGACCTGCCGGGCGGCGATGAAGCAGGGTGATCGATTCATCTTCACGGAGGTCACGCCGAGCGGTATGTGCGTGGAGGCTTGCGCGGCGGTGATGGAAGCGGTGCTGGCGGTTCGCGATGCCGCCGCTGCCGGTGTAACCTGTGACGAGGCCATGAGTTGCCGCTGTCCGCATCCTGACTGCGGGGCAGTCTTCGACATCCGGCAGGTTCAGCAAGTCCGATAG
- a CDS encoding peptidoglycan recognition family protein: MIRWCIVLGTGAALLCGCVEPTGRSVVISPLPPPYYIPYVHDERPVTLTTMPAEEEPDPTKAWYPDGPLFEAWGFIVIHHTATPYGSMREIDRAHRNNGWDGCGYHFVIGNGTRTPAGFIEPTPRWKRQEEGAHTRLSPKMARKSGVQPTYYNEHGIGVVLVGNFDEVRPSAAQMASAAELVKFLMKLCRIPEDRVIGHRDVDATDCPGRWFSMDDLKQRVRALKWPTTMPVETASVRPSGRSQ, translated from the coding sequence ATGATCAGGTGGTGTATCGTACTGGGGACGGGAGCCGCGCTGTTGTGCGGCTGCGTGGAGCCAACCGGCAGGTCGGTTGTCATTTCGCCATTACCTCCGCCCTACTACATCCCCTACGTGCATGACGAGCGTCCGGTGACGCTGACCACGATGCCGGCCGAGGAGGAGCCGGATCCGACCAAGGCGTGGTATCCGGACGGGCCGCTTTTCGAGGCCTGGGGCTTTATCGTTATTCACCATACCGCAACACCTTATGGTTCGATGCGGGAGATCGATCGCGCCCATCGCAACAACGGTTGGGATGGTTGCGGTTATCATTTCGTCATCGGCAACGGCACGCGGACGCCGGCCGGTTTCATCGAACCGACACCACGATGGAAGAGACAGGAAGAGGGTGCTCATACTCGGCTGAGTCCGAAGATGGCGCGCAAGTCAGGGGTGCAACCGACATATTACAATGAACACGGGATCGGGGTCGTTCTGGTGGGAAATTTCGATGAAGTCCGGCCGAGTGCGGCACAAATGGCCTCGGCCGCCGAGTTGGTGAAGTTTCTAATGAAGCTTTGCCGGATACCCGAGGATCGGGTCATCGGCCACAGAGATGTTGACGCGACGGATTGTCCGGGCAGATGGTTTTCCATGGATGACTTGAAACAACGGGTGCGGGCGTTAAAGTGGCCGACAACGATGCCGGTGGAGACGGCCTCAGTTCGTCCGAGCGGCCGATCTCAATAG